In one Babylonia areolata isolate BAREFJ2019XMU chromosome 12, ASM4173473v1, whole genome shotgun sequence genomic region, the following are encoded:
- the LOC143287880 gene encoding uncharacterized protein LOC143287880, with product MSSTQHGAPPEKVHLGWIWCDGSETKIQHCSHSGWGTHRCDPSRAVSILCSEGDLQVRLVGGPNNKEGRVEVRLGDGDWGSVCGYRFDYKDARVVCRQLELGDSGTVLPKTRYPSPPGKVYRLKKVKCHGSELNLGHCTHGGWGDYSCNISKAASIRCYGERPLETTPTPNPLPESNKTSALRKLANSEVTEQTVVETRKALELPEETTAADVVLVAVILHRASRLQDVSQQTATDLLKIVDTVAALNQSVLHESNSVGNTTNRLIVAMEEVADRVTLPAEGAVRLQTNGTVLQVWNLTSAAVPPSSFLGLVLKSDGELVKVTLDSSPLDRHLHADVDTAVLLPWGIGRKIVEASPGHDVRLSASVVTQTSLFQTTSEQTDTADTDTSQAQSTEEKEEEEEGEEEEGEEEKGEEEEEDRRTARARLNSKVISLRVTVDGRPVTDLAQFGQENVTTVFQPLQTLTSKTEAERRERTRCVFWDFAEREGRGAWSTEGCHLERLVAEKTVCQCTRLSTLFAIILTDLYDPGMETIELHEDVLSDITKGGLTVSICGLILTLLAFIFVKKLHKSLPQLALFNLSLALLLSWVAFLAGVRRVGSHVTCMAVAMLLHHLILATFLWTLVQGTVLLCVVLIKGREPLEPPPPSTSTPTRFMLKAGLTAWGLPALPVIIVSAIDVELYRGGDKYCWMSLQPFYYAFLAPVAVIVTIIIIIYVLVAVSLCLRRRRPNTGHGGSGDSAVNGVCASVSCFVVLVLSWVFAFFALEDARLVFQHLFACTTAIQGVVIFIMYPARDPDVRAFLLQSFGVRGGFPTQQQQQQIMIPLHRPETSPNSELEMSPTSGLDMSPTSEQEMSPTSEQEMSPTSELEMPSGSECEEQTASTGDTSFAPSSH from the exons ATGAGTAGCACGCAGCACGGTGCACCCCCAGAAAAAGTGCATCTTGGCTGGATATGGTGTGACGGGTCAGAAACCAAGATACAGCACTGCAGCCATTCGGGATGGGGGACCCACAGGTGTGATCCTTCTCGAGCTGTCAGTATCCTCTGCTCAGAAGGTG aTCTACAGGTTCGTTTGGTCGGAGGACCCAACAATAAAGAGGGACGCGTGGAAGTCCGACTGGGTGACGGAGACTGGGGCAGCGTTTGCGGCTACCGTTTTGACTACAAGGACGCCAGAGTCGTGTGTCGGCAGCTTGAACTCGGCGACAGCGGaacg GTTCTGCCCAAAACCCGGTATCCGTCGCCGCCAGGAAAGGTGTACAGACTGAAAAAGGTGAAGTGTCACGGGTCGGAATTGAACCTTGGCCACTGCACACACGGCGGCTGGGGCGACTACAGCTGCAACATTTCCAAAGCCGCCAGCATCCGGTGCTACGGGGAACGCC CTCTTgagacaacacccacacccaacccactGCCCGAGTCCAACAAAACCAGTGCCTTGAGAAAGCTGGCCAAT TCTGAGGTGACGGAACAGACCGTTGTGGAAACCAGAAAAGCGCTGGAGCTGCCGGAAGAGACGACAGCAGCAGACGTGGTGTTGGTGGCTGTCATCCTTCATCGTGCATCCCGGCTTCAGGACGTCTCTCAGCAG ACGGCCACAGACCTGCTGAAGATCGTGGACACAGTGGCGGCACTGAACCAGTCCGTGTTGCACGAGTCCAACTCTGTgggcaacaccaccaacaggctGATCGTGGCCATGGAGGAAGTGGCGGACAGAGTCACCTTGCCGGCGGAAGGAGCGGTTCGCCTGCAGACCAACGGCACCGTGCTGCAAGTCTGGAACCTGACCTCCGCCGCCGTTCCCCCGTCCTCTTTCTTGGGGCTTGTGCTGAAATCGGACGGGGAACTTGTTAAAGTAACCTTAGACAGCAGCCCGTTAGATCGTCATTTGCACGCTGACGTGGATACCGCCGTATTGCTCCCTTGGGGGATTGGTCGCAAGATTGTTGAAG CCAGCCCTGGCCACGACGTCAGACTGTCAGCCAGCGTGGTGACACAGACCAGTCTGTTCCAAACGACGAGCGAgcaaacagacacagcagacacagacacgtccCAGGCCCAGTCcacagaggagaaggaggaggaagaggagggggaggaggaagagggggaggaggagaagggggaggaggaggaggaggacaggcgGACAGCCAGGGCCAGACTCAACAGCAAGGTGATCTCTCTGAGGGTGACGGTGGATGGTCGGCCTGTGACGGACCTGGCCCAGTTTGGCCAGGAGAACGTCACCACTGTCTTTCAGCCACTGCAG ACACTCACGAGCAAGACGGAAGCAGAGCGGAGGGAGCGGACGCGGTGTGTGTTCTGGGACTttgcagagagggaggggcggggagctTGGTCCACGGAAGGGTGCCACCTGGAACGTCTGGTGGCTGAGAAGACCGTGTGTCAGTGCACCCGCTTATCAACCCTCTTCGCTATCATCCTCACG GACCTGTACGATCCAGGCATGGAGACAATCGAACTGCACGAGGACGTCCTCAGCGATATCACCAAGGGGGGGTTGACTGTCTCCATCTGTGGCTTGATCCTCACTCTCCTCGCCTTCATATTTGTCAA GAAGCTGCACAAAAGCCTTCCCCAGCTGGCCCTGTTCAACCTGTCGCTGGCTCTGCTCCTGTCCTGGGTCGCCTTCCTCGCCGGGGTGCGGCGCGTGGGGAGTCACGTGACCTGCATGGCGGTGGCCATGTTGCTGCACCACCTCATCCTGGCCACCTTCCTGTGGACGCTGGTCCAGGGGACGGTGCTGCTGTGCGTCGTGCTGATCAAGGGCAGGGAGCCGCTGGAGCCGCCGCCGCCTTCCACTTCCACGCCCACACGCTTCATGCTGAAGGCCGGACTGACAGCCTGGG gtctgccAGCTTTGCCAGTTATCATTGTGTCTGCAATCGACGTGGAGTTGTACCGTGGAGGAGACAAATA tTGCTGGATGTCGCTGCAGCCGTTTTACTACGCCTTCCTAGCGCCCGTcgccgtcatcgtcaccatcattatcatcatctacgTGTTGGTCGCAGTCAGCctgtgtcttcgtcgtcgtcggccCAACACAGGCCATGGTGGTTCCGGTGACAGTGCCGTTAACGGCGTCTGTGCTTCCGTCAGCTGTTTTGTGGTGCTGG TTCTCAGTTGGGTCTTCGCCTTCTTCGCCCTGGAGGACGCCCGCCTGGTCTTCCAGCACCTCTTCGCCTGCACCACCGCCATCCAGGGCGTAGTCATCTTCATCATGTACCCGGCCCGGGATCCTGACGTGCGGGCCTTCCTCCTGCAGTCCTTCGGCGTGCGGGGCGGCTTCCCgacccagcagcaacaacagcagattaTGATCCCGCTTCATAGGCCAGAAACGTCCCCGAATTCTGAGCTGGAGATGTCCCCGACTTCTGGGCTAGATATGTCCCCGACTTCTGAGCAAGAGATGTCCCCGACTTCTGAGCAAGAGATGTCCCCGACTTCTGAGCTGGAGATGCCGTCAGGCTCTGAATGTGAGGAGCAGACGGCATCCACTGGGGACACCAGTTTTGCCCCTTCCTCTCACTGA